The DNA window CGATGAAATGTTGtaaaagccccaaaaccccGCTGAGCCACCAAGAGCCCCCCAggccttcctctccctccttaCCTGTGCGTTGTTGTTGTTAGCACCTTTATTGTTCGTTAGCTTCAGCTTTCCGAAGGAAATCTCCTGCCTCATCCAGTGCGCCCCGGTGTTGGGCGACTCGGGGTGCACGTAGACCTTGTTGCCTGGGGAGGACAAGGCAGTGAGAGGCGGCCCGGGCGTGGGGCTTTGTTCCCCGCCCGCGCAGCCCCTCGGCCCCGATGGCCACCCCCACACAGCCCCGCACACCAACAGCGCTGCGCAGAAAGAGCCGCAAGACGATCTTAAGCGAGGAGCTCGACCCTCAGCAGGATGCCGGGTGTGGGAAAGaccctgggggggggggggggggtgggcaAACTGGGAACCCTTCCCGAGAAACCGACCCGCGGCGAAAGGGGGCGAGGAGACCCCCGGAACTTGCATCTACCTTGCATGTTGTTGTCGGCTTTGCCGCAGGTCACCCACTTGCCCCCCTGGAAACGCCAGTGGTTGGGGTCTGCCAACACCACCTCCACGAAGACGTTGTAGTGGGCCGTGGGGTTGAGACCGGTGATGTTGAAGCTCAGGAAGGGAAACATTCtcctggggaaaggaggaaaaccaCAAGGCATGGTGAGGCGGGCGGGGGGAGGGGGCGCGGGCTCCGGCGGATGCCGTAGGCGGCCGTGGAGTGCCCCGTCCGTCCCAGCACCAAAGAGACTAAGGAAGCGGCGAGCCCCAGCCGACCCCCACCTTATCTCCGGACCGCCGTGTGTGGGGAAACTGGGGAATAGTTTCTCCGGGAACACATCCCGGGGCACCACCGACGGACAGAGCATGCACCCCGCACCCGGGGGAGCGGGCAAGAGCCGCCCGACGCGAAGTGTGCCCGGGGGTGCCACCTCCCCCCCCCATTCCCAACCACCACACCACTTCCCTCCGTTTCCACCATCCCCCGCGCCCACTTACCGGCCCTGCTTGGTGATGATCATCTCCGTCTGATGCCGGTGGAACTTGAGCCAGAGGGGCCGGTTGCAGAGGAAGACCTGCGCTCGCATCCCCGGGCCGGCGGctggcacccccagagccccgAGCCCGCCGCAGGAGCCCGACGCGGGCGGGTAAGGGCCGTAGAGAGGTCCGCCGCCCGTCGCCTGCCCGTACTGGTACCCGCCGCCGCCTCCGAACTGCGTCCGGCCGCCGGGCGGGCACACGGCGCCCGCGAAGCCGCCCGGGGACAGCACGGAGCCGTAGGGGTAGCGCGGCCCGCCGGGCTGCTGGTAGACGGCGCCGTGCTGCGCCGCGGGCGGGTACGGGAACAGGGAGCAGGGCCCCCCCAGGTCGGCGGCGGGCGGCCCGGGGGACTGCAGGTAGTAGCGCTCGGGGCTCAGGCTGTCCATGGAGtagcgggcggcggcggccgggggcAGCTCCTCGTCCCCGCATGGGGTGGCCTTGCGACCGTCCGGCTTGGGAGCGGCGAAGGGCGGCTCGACGGCCTCCGTCTCGCTCAGGATGGCGGGGGCCGCTCCAAACTTCTTGGGCATCTTGTCCAGGTCGAGGCGAGGTGGCGATCCCGAACCGGGCGGCCCGCGGGAGCCTCCAGCAGCGCCTGTcccacctcctgctccagcGGCTCCGGTGCGTCCGCCGCCCTCCAGCGGGTAGAAGGGGGCGCCCGGCAGTGCCCCCGCCGCCGTCAGCAGCGGCTCACCCAGCTGCATCCTCGATGGGCGGTGCGTTCGAGCTCCCACTCTATCCTGTGCCGACCCCGACCTGTGGCTGCACCGTGCTACGCTCCGGCACGGCTCGGCCGAGGCAATTTATACCACACTGCTCGGGCTGCCGGGGAGGGGCTTGCGCCGGGCTGCCTCGCGTCGCCCTCCACCCCCGCCGGCCCATTGGCTGGGCCGCGTGACACTAATTTAATTAGACAGCTACTAATTGGAACAAGTCACCTGTGACTTTGGTGCGCGCCCCGTCCCCTTCCATGCCCCCTCCCCCTTCCCGCAGCCGGCTTCCCGAGGGGCTCTTGCCCGCTCCCTGCGCCCACGTCGCTCGGACTGAGGGGAGCTCTGCATCACCCCACGGTGGCTGCAGTGGAGGGCCCGGCTGCCCCTCttccaaaataattaaaaaaaaaaaaaaaaaaaaaaaaaagaccttttgCTGAGGTGGCACCGTCCTACCGCTCGGGCGCGTAAGGAAGAATCCGCCGCGCTGAACGAGAGGTGGGGACGAAATGGAAAGGTTTGGGTGGGAAAACCGGCACCCGCCAGGTGGGGAGGGCGGCGATCAACCGGGCCGCTGAGACGGGGCGGGGGACGCCGGCCTCCCGCAACCTCCCCGCCGGCCGCCTCGCCGCTCAGACGATTCGGCTTGTGTCTCTGCTGCGTCCAAGAGCCTCCTTCctcccgctccgctccccgaGCAGCATCCTTATCATGAGGTTAACACGTTTCACCTTATCTGTGGGAAGTGGCGGGTTCGGTTCGCAATTCCAGTTTTCAGGAACTCTGCAGTCGGTTTCTCACAAGCCGCGTTCCCCTTCAGCATCTCCCACCGGGAAGGCAGATTTTTAATTGAGGCGGGTGCCAGATCTGTTTAGCGCTTTCTCTCAGTGCAAATCCCCGAACCTTTAGCCTCAGAAGGGTAGGGAACAGCCCTTGGGAAGGGGTAGATGCCCGTGTGATTTTGTGGAGCGGGCAGAGCCGCCGTGAATGATTTGCAGCTACAAATCCGCAGCCCCTCGCCCTCTGCTCGCCACCGGCCATCTCGCAGGGAGCGCTGCAAACACCTGCCTCCACCTCACGGCTGAATTTTGAACCAGACCCGCTGAGCGGCCAGGATTTCGTTGCCTGACAGAAGGATCTGGccgggctggagcagcccagctctgccgcCCTCCGCGCCGCCTCGGCCCGCTAGCCCCCCGCTCCCGCCGGGCCGCGCCGCATCGGGCAGCCGAGATAAATGGGGAAGAGCTGACCGGGGCCGCCGAGAAGCCGTGGCCGGGCGCTGCCGGAGCCCCGCCGGGATGCGCGTCCTGCGCAAGCCGGGCACCGGCAGGTGCGGGTGGCGGGGCACTCCTGGTGGTGCCCGCCGGGGACGGGCAGGACTCATCCCCCATCCCCGGTGAGACGGGGGAAGCGgcctctgctgtgcccacctCGGGCTGCGGCCACACAGCCGGCAATGAAATACCAGCCCCAGCCCTAACCACACGTTCTCTCCGAGATAATGTTTGCCTCAGTTTTTGCGCGGATCTCGTTCGACCGAAAAAGACAACCATGTGTCGGAAAAGTCCGACGCTCCGGCACGAAGCGGAGCAGGCGCTGGAGCCGCGGGGTGCGAAGCGGAGCAGAGCTCGGCCGAGCTGCCCTGCTTTGAAAGCAAAGCAAGGCGAGGAGCGTCCTGCCGGGCGCTGCCGAGGCCGAGCCGCTGCGCCCCTTGGCGCGGCCGGCGAGCCCGGAGCGGCTCCTCCCGGCGGGGCTGGCTCCGGCAGCCCGCTCCCTCGGGCTCTGCCTCTCCCCGGCCAGGGCAGGGACGGAAGGAGATTTTAGAAAACCACTATGTAGGTTTTAAGGGAGTTCATTTTGCGGTCTTATACACTGAAAGAGTCACAttatttcaaacattccttCGGGTGCCGCGTAGTTCAAAGCTATTGCGGGTTTTCCCCCCAAAACTCAGGTGGTCTCGCGTTCATCTGGGCAAGGTAGTAAAGCTTTCGATGTTGCTTAGGTTTCTTGCGGATTGCACCGAGAGGAGGGCATAAAACCTGTGGCTGTCCCGGGAAAGGGAGACCCTTCCGTTTTGGTTCGAAATATGCCCGGGATGAAGCTCTCCCTAACGAACAAAGGATTGATGAATCCTTCTCAAACTTGGGGTTATTTTCAGCTCATCTCGGGAGAACAGCAGCCTGGCTTCCATCCCTGCCTCCTATTCCGCATCTCCCGCCGAGCCGAGGCTCTGGCGGCGGTGGCGGGGGAGGCTGGGGTCGGGGCTGCGGCCCCGGGAGTCCCGTCGAACCAAACTGCCCGGAGACCTTCAGCGAGAAGGAACCCCGGTAACGCGGGGGCTTCTTCATTCACTCTGCACGCTGAGGAAAGAGCTGTAATTCACCCCCTCCAGAGTCCCGCAAATTAAATGAACAGTCACGTTACCAAATTCTTGGTACCCAGTATTTGTCATTCCTATCGCTGCCAATCTACCGTCCCTGGGAACCAAGGGGGCAACCGGGCGAATGCCCCCCAGCGCCCTACAAGCCGTCTCCGTCCTTTCTCCCTGCCCCGGAGCCCTACGGGCTCTGCCCAGGAACTTCGCCGCAAGAACTTGCGGGATGTTTCAGTCCTGTGGGACTGGAGACTTCTGAATGGGTCCCGCAGCCCTTAGCTGTTATCTTAAAAATAACACTGCAGAAATATCAGTCTGGTGAAGCAGAAAGGAGCATGTTAGATTTGTAAATCTACCAGAATAACCTCTAaaccacacacaaaacccaacaacaacaacaaaaaagttttTGAAAGAAGACGTAGGTCTTTGAAGGGTTACAGATTATCTTGTTTCGTTGGGCTTTATTCAAATATATTCACGGGGTTTATTCAAGTAAGGAGCATCTCTGGCTCTAAAAAAGCTGTTCTTCTCCAAAagaatagctttttttttttttttcctgcagcccaAGTTACAGCAGTGGCACACTggactgaaatatttaatattttgctttggGGCTGAGATTGAGACCTTTCCTTTTTCATCAGAGTATTGAAAAACAGcctctgcttcaacaaattgcTCGGACTCTTGTGACTGAAACTGTACAACCTGAGCACCCTGCTCAGGAGGGCCTAAGAGGAGAAATTGGGAACAATGGGATCTATCAGGCTGTTACACACTtacatatgtgtgtatgtacatATGGAAATCCACATATCACCATTTATAGCCATATATGACCTTTATCCTTATAAATATGGATCTGGATACATATACATACTCCATTGGATCTATATGGACACTTTAAAAAGGCTGCTTATTAGAATGACGTGTCACACTATTCCATTGCTGTATTCTTTTCCTGATGTTCTGCTGCCACCATGGCAGGATTCACAGGTATTTTCTGAATGCTACATCTGCTTAGTTTAAGTGaggtaattttttctttgtttgattttggtttAAAAGTAGCTGTAAGTTTCTGGATATCCTCTTCAATTTGCTAGCATCTGGTTCCCAAACGGCTTTAATACTTTCACCTTTATGTCCAGCTTGTGCGGAGATTTTGCAGATTTTCTTTCTACTTTTCCAGTAATTCATTCTGttgagtttttttccccctcttcaaCTTACACACAGAGTATCACACTGGGCAAATGAAGGAAGACACTATTCACTTCCACTCTTGCACCACGTTTcaatggcattttaaaaatcactaaAGCTGGGATTTTTCAGATAGGGCCAGAAAAATATTAGtgcttccttttaaaattctttacaCCTTTCTTTTCACAGCCACTGAGTCCTTACAGCACTCAGAATAAAATCAAGGAGGTATTACTATGGCTGTGCAAGGCTTGGCATTTCAGCTTGTTGCTGAACTTCAGGGGCTGTTTTTATGAGGAAGCCAGCTACACCCTTTCAGTGCCCAGGGACGTTCTTCTGTCACATGCAGTCAATGTCCGTCTCTTTCATGGGAACGTTAGGAGACTGAATTAACTGAAAATGCTCCTTATTTTCTCATGAAAACAAGTCCTGCTATAGCTGCAAAAACCATCAAGCCATTTTATTTATGCCAAGTGGGATTTTCAGTGTGCAGACATACACAGTCCTGAAGAAAAAAGTGTTGTTTAAAATCTACTACGAGGCTGAGATAACTTGAACCCAAAAGGGTTGAAAAGTAGAGTCAAGTCTTGTTGAAACACATGTATATGGACTTTAAATAGTGGAGATCAATAGTCCTACAAAGCCAAATAACTCTTATCTTTAATATTGACCAGGAAAGGTGTCACATTAACAGCAATTTTATCCTTTGGTAATGATTCAATTTAGCTGCcactttctttaaaaaggcAGCATACAgacatacatatttttaaaaatggccATATGTGGACATAAACCCCATAATAAAGGCAGGGCTAATTTATAAAAATCAGAGAGTATAGAATAGCCCTTTCCCCAGAACAGCCCTTTCCACCCCAGGTATACAAAGCAGAAAGGGCAGACAGAAGTCAATGAAACAGGACCTGGAAGAAGCAATTCAGGATTTGAAAATAAAGTGGTATTCAAAGCAACTTCATTAGTCACTTCCTTTCTCCCCCTTCAAATAAAATAGCACCTAAAAATCTTTAgttgtaattttaaattaaatggaaatgCAATGGttagtaaaaaatatttaaagtctGATCCTAATCGGTAAAATATGAACAGACAAGGGAAAACATATTCAATGCTTGAAGTGAATTTTTTGCAGTGGCTAATTTTGCTTGGTAAGACCATACACCAACTTTCTCTTCTTGGGCCTAGGATATCCTATTGgctaaagaaggaaaaagaaagcgTTCAAGAAAGTGTAGGTCTTTCTAAGGTGAATGCCTTTGTTACTTTAACCAATATGTGGGAAATGTATAGTAAGGGAGATGGGAAAAGTATTAAATTGTCATTAGCTTCCAGATGACTTTCCTTGCTCCAAATGGAATTGTAGAAACTTAGTGAAAGAAAGAGCCTGAAATTAGGATCACAAACACAACCATAGCCATGACcagcatttaatatttttgatgTGGCTCATGGCTTGGGCAGGTGGACACTCTGTTGGGTGAAAAAACATCTGGATGGCCAgacccagagagtggtggtggtCTGAGTTACATGCAGCTGGCAGCTGGTCACAAGTGATGTTACCCAGGCATCAGTGTTGGGCCCAGTCCTGTTTAACACCTGTATtgatgatctggatgaggggatGAGTGCACACTCAGCCAGTTCATGGATGACACCAAGTTGGGcaggagtgttgatctgctggagggcatgAAGGCTCTGtagagggatctggacaggctggatcgGTGGTCCAAGGCAAACTgtatgaggttcaacaaggtgAAGTGTCAGGTCCTGCAGCTGGGTGATGAGAACACCACTGGACACTGCAGGCTTGgggaagagcagctggagagaaggaaagcagcccagtggaaaaggacctggagctggctggacatgagccagcacgtgcccaggtggccaatgacatcctggcctgtatcagcaatagcgtggccagcaggaccaggacagTGATTGtcaccctgtgctcagcactggtgtggCACATCTCAAATCCTGAGTTCAGTTTTGGGGCCCTCACAGCAgaaaagacattgaggtgctggagccagtccagaggagggcaacagagctggtgaagggtctggagcaaaATTTATCCAGAGCAGATGAGGTAGCTGGGGTCATtaacctggagaaaaagaggctcaAAGGGAACCATTCTGTtctctacagctgcctgaaaggagattgTATCAAGGTGGGGGTCAGGTTTTTCTCTCAGGTAACAAGCAataggatgagaggaaatggtctcaagttgtgccagaggATGTTTAGTTTGGATGttaggaataatttcttctctggaagggttgtcaagcattggaacaggctgcctagGGAGGTGGTTGAGTCCTCACCCCTGGAGGGGCTGAAACAACTTATAGGTGTGGCAGCTGGGAACACAGTTTAGtgatggacttggcagtgctggcagctggactACATTATTTT is part of the Ammospiza nelsoni isolate bAmmNel1 chromosome 1, bAmmNel1.pri, whole genome shotgun sequence genome and encodes:
- the EOMES gene encoding eomesodermin homolog, with product MQLGEPLLTAAGALPGAPFYPLEGGGRTGAAGAGGGTGAAGGSRGPPGSGSPPRLDLDKMPKKFGAAPAILSETEAVEPPFAAPKPDGRKATPCGDEELPPAAAARYSMDSLSPERYYLQSPGPPAADLGGPCSLFPYPPAAQHGAVYQQPGGPRYPYGSVLSPGGFAGAVCPPGGRTQFGGGGGYQYGQATGGGPLYGPYPPASGSCGGLGALGVPAAGPGMRAQVFLCNRPLWLKFHRHQTEMIITKQGRRMFPFLSFNITGLNPTAHYNVFVEVVLADPNHWRFQGGKWVTCGKADNNMQGNKVYVHPESPNTGAHWMRQEISFGKLKLTNNKGANNNNAQMIVLQSLHKYQPRLHIVEVTEDGVEDLNDSSKTQTFIFPETQFIAVTAYQNTDITQLKIDHNPFAKGFRDNYDSMYTASENDRLTPSPTDSPRSHQIVPGARYSVQPFFQEQFVNNLPPARFYNGERTVPQSNGLLSPQQNEEVASSPQRWFVTPVQQPSANKLDMNSYETEYSHSTLLPYGIKSLPLQTSHALGYYPDPAFPSMAGWGSRGSYQRKMTTGLTWPSRTSPPGFTEDQLSKDKVKEEIGSSWIETPPSIKSLDSNDSGVYTGACKRRRLSPSTSSNENSPTMKCEDINAEDYSKDTSKGMGYYAFYASS